In Hermetia illucens chromosome 1, iHerIll2.2.curated.20191125, whole genome shotgun sequence, one genomic interval encodes:
- the LOC119647149 gene encoding lipase member I-like: MRWISVVLLAAGVIALQARRIPSRDQDERAIGGIEEYALVHGENIPGMGRGVSVFDEDEYIHAMGLTREAISDINPLDPPLLVLFTSATEHTKYKFKDAVKMLKNPKFDNQKKTVIYIHGFLEGLFAESVKTVVNSYAARKDHNIVILDWHAQAAPEYFLHAVKNVFKVGADLGAVVVDMINSGLSLQRLHIVGHSLGGQMAGVLGRTVQKVSSGAILLPRISALDPAFPGFYGFPGAEHLTANDAEYVDVLHTDAGIYGAPVDTGTVDFWPNGGLDPQPGCLINVCSHQRSWWYWIESLEENAPNYFNSVVAKSWKDFKLGQVGQFDPDIVMGYSVPDGLSGSYYLQTNKRLPFARGAAGVVYE, translated from the exons ATGAGGTGGATCTCAGTTGTATTACTGGCTGCAg GTGTCATTGCATTGCAAGCACGACGCATTCCATCACGTGATCAAGATGAACGAGCAATTGGAG GAATAGAAGAATATGCTTTAGTGCACGGAGAAAATATTCCAGGAATGGGCAGAG GTGTGTCTGTATTTGATGAAGATGAATATATTCATGCAATGGGTTTGACGCGAG AGGCGATATCAGACATAAACCCCTTGGATCCCCCACTACTCGTTTTGTTCACAAG CGCCACTGAGCATACCAAATATAAGTTCAAAGATGCAGTAAAAATGTTGAAGAATCCCAAATTCGATAACCAGAAGAAAACTGTTATTTATATTCATGGATTTTTGGAAGGACTTTTTGCTGAAAGTGTTAAAACAGTTGTGAATAGTTACGCAGCTCGAAAGGATCATAACATTGTTATTTTGGATTGGCATGCACAGGCCGCACCGGAATACTTCTTACATGCagtgaaaaatgtttttaag GTTGGAGCTGACCTCGGGGCTGTAGTAGTCGATATGATCAACAGCGGTCTTAGCCTTCAGCGCTTGCACATTGTAGGTCATTCTTTAGGTGGTCAAATGGCAGGAGTTTTAGGTCGTACGGTTCAGAAGGTGTCTAGTGGAGCAATTTTACTTCCCCG TATCTCAGCATTGGATCCTGCTTTTCCCGGATTCTATGGTTTCCCCGGTGCCGAACATTTAACTGCAAATGATGCTGAGTATGTTGACGTTCTGCATACGGACGCCGGAATTTATGGCGCACCTGTAGATACTGGTACTGTTGACTTTTGGCCAAATGGCGGGCTCGATCCTCAACCCGGATGCCTCATTA ATGTGTGCAGTCATCAAAGATCTTGGTGGTATTGGATCGAAAGTCTAGAAGAGAACGCACCAAATTATTTCAACTCAGTTGTCGCAAAGAGTTGGAAGGACTTTAAACTAGGACAAGTCGGACAATTTGATCCGGATATTGTTATGGGCTACAGTGTCCCTGATGG CTTAAGTGGTAGCTATTACCTGCAAACAAATAAACGGTTGCCATTTGCCCGAGGAGCAGCGGGAGTTGTATATGAATAA